Proteins encoded by one window of Candidatus Hydrogenedentota bacterium:
- a CDS encoding DUF86 domain-containing protein, producing the protein MASADAAKRLTSEFRDDFQQIPWFAVSRMRDGLIHGYDTADREVIWDTVQRLEAVQ; encoded by the coding sequence ATGGCCAGCGCCGACGCCGCGAAGCGCCTCACTTCAGAATTTCGGGATGATTTCCAGCAGATTCCATGGTTCGCCGTTTCGCGCATGCGAGACGGACTGATTCACGGATACGACACCGCGGATCGCGAAGTCATTTGGGACACCGTACAACGGCTGGAGGCCGTCCAGTGA
- a CDS encoding DEAD/DEAH box helicase, with translation MEKSLRKRRKVKKTAQKTSPTRKPEHLSVDEWQRTLRREYGRAQSFRVKNVGQEPVYSEFAVTNPASGRTYRVAIRGRDPGLNFCSCPDFSVNTLGTCKHIEWLIAMLMRKHGAKKAFAGAFRPAYTEVFLEYGAQRRVRFQPGTDCPSALLKAAERYFDPGGYLHPGSHKTFDTFVRASRSSEADVRIYDDAIDFVARLRDDECRREAIAEKFDGPAGIKALNAILKVKLYPYQREGALFAAKAGRCLIADDMGLGKTIQSIAAVEILARTTGIERVLVVCPTALKYQWKQEIERFTARFATVLEGFKLDREKQYASESFYKITNYETVHRDLDIINGWHPDLVLLDEAQRIKNWETRRAKSIKQIDSTHAIVLTGTPLENRLAELHSIMEFVDRFHLGPLFRFLDEHQHTDPDGRVIGYKHLDRIKTSLSPVLLRRHKRDVLQELPERTDKHLFVEMTAAQRAIHEEFREVVAKIIAKWRRRGFLSDEDQRRLMVALQYMRMACNSTYLIDKTSDEGPKMDECCILLDDILAIPENKAVIFSQWIGTHELLIRRFEAEDRSYAFYHGSLDGKARKKTLDDFKRNGKCRILLCTETGGVGLNLQEASVVINMDQPWNPAVLEQRIGRVHRLGQHRNVQVYHFVSRGTIEHGMLGVLKFKSSLSEGVLDGGESEIFLGGTKMKQFMESVEKVAESIPLHVPTVEETSDAIAAQESAVPVTGEPATDDAPAGRAPQQPWDELLAAGLDLLGKLGQVMQPSSTARTAASPMAGLIARNEQTGAAELRIPLPDAETAVRVSSLLEGLANVLRASAQVRK, from the coding sequence ATGGAGAAATCTCTTCGTAAACGGCGAAAAGTCAAGAAGACGGCCCAAAAGACCTCGCCCACGCGAAAACCGGAGCACCTGTCGGTCGACGAATGGCAACGGACCTTGCGTCGCGAGTACGGGCGCGCGCAATCGTTTCGAGTGAAGAATGTGGGACAAGAGCCGGTATATTCCGAGTTCGCGGTCACAAACCCTGCGAGCGGACGCACGTATCGCGTCGCGATTCGTGGACGAGACCCGGGCCTCAACTTCTGCTCGTGTCCGGATTTCTCCGTCAATACGCTTGGAACGTGCAAACACATCGAGTGGCTAATCGCCATGCTCATGCGCAAGCACGGCGCAAAAAAGGCATTTGCCGGCGCGTTCAGACCGGCGTACACGGAAGTCTTTCTGGAATACGGAGCGCAGCGGCGTGTGCGCTTTCAACCAGGAACAGATTGCCCCAGCGCCCTGCTGAAAGCAGCGGAGCGGTATTTCGACCCCGGCGGGTATTTGCATCCGGGTTCCCACAAAACGTTTGACACGTTCGTTCGCGCGTCGCGAAGTTCCGAAGCCGACGTGCGGATATACGATGACGCCATCGACTTCGTCGCGAGGCTGCGCGACGACGAATGCCGTCGCGAAGCGATCGCAGAAAAGTTCGACGGACCCGCGGGGATCAAAGCCTTGAACGCGATACTCAAGGTAAAGCTGTATCCTTACCAGCGTGAGGGCGCGCTTTTCGCGGCCAAAGCGGGGCGTTGCCTTATCGCCGACGATATGGGGCTGGGAAAGACGATTCAATCGATCGCGGCCGTAGAAATACTGGCCCGGACTACAGGAATCGAACGGGTGCTCGTTGTGTGCCCCACCGCGCTCAAGTACCAATGGAAACAAGAGATTGAGCGCTTCACGGCACGATTTGCGACAGTGCTTGAAGGATTCAAGCTCGATCGCGAGAAGCAGTATGCATCCGAGAGTTTCTATAAGATCACCAATTACGAGACCGTCCACCGTGACCTCGACATCATCAACGGGTGGCATCCCGATCTGGTCCTTCTTGACGAAGCGCAACGGATCAAGAACTGGGAAACGCGCCGGGCTAAGAGCATAAAGCAGATAGACTCGACGCATGCCATCGTGCTGACCGGTACGCCGCTCGAAAACAGGCTCGCCGAACTGCACTCGATCATGGAATTCGTCGATCGGTTTCATTTGGGGCCCCTGTTTCGCTTTCTCGATGAACATCAACACACGGATCCAGACGGCAGGGTAATCGGATACAAGCATCTCGATCGGATCAAGACGAGCCTCTCGCCGGTGCTGCTGCGGCGGCACAAACGAGACGTGCTTCAGGAACTGCCTGAACGCACGGACAAACACCTCTTCGTCGAAATGACCGCCGCGCAGAGGGCAATTCACGAAGAGTTTCGCGAGGTAGTCGCCAAAATCATTGCGAAATGGCGGCGTCGCGGGTTTCTTTCCGACGAGGACCAGCGGCGGCTGATGGTAGCTTTGCAGTACATGCGCATGGCCTGCAACAGCACCTATCTCATCGACAAGACCAGCGATGAAGGCCCGAAAATGGATGAATGCTGCATATTGCTCGACGATATTCTGGCTATTCCCGAAAACAAGGCCGTCATCTTCAGTCAATGGATAGGGACCCATGAACTCTTAATCCGACGCTTTGAGGCAGAGGACCGGTCCTATGCCTTCTACCATGGCTCGCTCGATGGGAAGGCCAGAAAGAAGACCCTCGACGACTTCAAACGCAATGGAAAATGCCGCATCCTTTTGTGCACCGAAACGGGCGGCGTCGGGCTAAACCTTCAGGAAGCCTCTGTCGTCATCAACATGGATCAGCCTTGGAATCCCGCGGTGCTCGAACAGCGCATTGGCCGCGTGCATCGCCTCGGCCAACACCGCAATGTGCAGGTCTACCACTTCGTTTCGCGCGGCACCATCGAGCATGGAATGCTTGGTGTGCTCAAGTTCAAGTCGTCGCTCTCAGAAGGCGTACTCGACGGCGGCGAGAGCGAGATTTTCCTGGGCGGCACGAAGATGAAGCAATTCATGGAATCTGTCGAAAAGGTGGCGGAGTCGATTCCACTGCACGTGCCGACCGTCGAGGAAACGAGCGACGCTATCGCGGCGCAGGAATCCGCGGTGCCTGTTACTGGCGAACCCGCGACGGATGACGCCCCGGCCGGGCGCGCACCGCAACAACCTTGGGACGAGCTACTCGCAGCCGGCCTCGACCTTCTCGGAAAACTCGGTCAAGTCATGCAGCCATCAAGTACGGCGCGAACCGCCGCATCGCCAATGGCAGGCTTGATTGCGCGCAACGAGCAAACGGGCGCGGCGGAGCTTCGCATACCTTTACCCGATGCGGAGACCGCGGTACGCGTGTCGTCGCTGCTTGAAGGCTTGGCGAACGTGCTTCGGGCCAGTGCACAAGTAAGGAAATAA
- the ilvD gene encoding dihydroxy-acid dehydratase encodes MKTKSGSGNGRKSLHRVYSSQITESVERAPSRAMLHAVGFSDKDFKKSQVGIASTWSMVTPCNMHINKLAAMAAEGVNAAGGKAVEFNTITISDGISMGTEGMKYSLVSREVIADSIETVAGCEWFDGLVTIGGCDKNMPGCIIAMARLNRPSVFVYGGTIMPGKVQGKDVDIVSVFEAVGAHARGDIGDKQLKEIEAKSIPGPGSCGGMYTANTMGSAIEALGMSLPNSSAQAAISEEKARDCRNAGAAVLDLIKRGIRPSDIMTKEAFENAIAVVTALGGSTNAVLHLIAMAHAIGVKLTLEDFTRVGKRTPVLADLKPSGTYVMARFVEIGGLLPLMKTMLDAGLLHGDCLTVTGKTIKQNLAGVKPYPKGQTVVRPLSDPIKKDGHLVILYGNLAPKGAVAKISGKEGLKFTGKARVFNSEETALKAILDGTVKKGDVIVIRYEGPKGGPGMREMLAPTSAVMGKGLGKDVALITDGRFSGGSHGFVVGHITPEAQVGGPIAIIKNGDPITIDAQKRTLNLDVPKAEIDKRLKAWKAPKPRYTRGVLAKYASEVNTASEGAVTDAMLTLA; translated from the coding sequence ATGAAGACGAAGTCCGGCAGCGGCAACGGCCGCAAGTCCCTCCATCGCGTGTATTCTTCGCAGATCACCGAATCCGTCGAGCGCGCGCCGAGCCGCGCAATGCTGCACGCGGTAGGGTTTTCGGACAAGGACTTCAAGAAGTCGCAGGTGGGCATTGCGTCGACGTGGAGCATGGTGACGCCGTGCAACATGCACATCAACAAGCTGGCGGCGATGGCGGCGGAAGGGGTCAATGCGGCGGGCGGCAAGGCGGTCGAGTTCAATACGATTACAATCTCCGATGGCATCTCGATGGGCACCGAGGGCATGAAGTATTCGCTGGTGTCGCGCGAGGTGATCGCGGATTCGATCGAGACTGTCGCGGGCTGCGAGTGGTTCGACGGCCTCGTCACCATCGGTGGATGCGATAAGAACATGCCGGGGTGCATCATCGCGATGGCGCGGCTTAATCGTCCGTCGGTGTTTGTTTACGGCGGCACGATCATGCCCGGCAAAGTGCAGGGCAAGGATGTGGATATCGTATCCGTGTTCGAAGCCGTGGGCGCGCACGCGCGCGGCGATATCGGCGACAAGCAGTTGAAGGAGATTGAGGCGAAGTCAATCCCCGGACCGGGTTCCTGCGGGGGTATGTACACCGCGAACACGATGGGGTCCGCGATTGAAGCGCTGGGCATGAGCTTGCCGAACAGTTCCGCGCAGGCGGCCATTTCCGAAGAAAAAGCTCGCGACTGCCGCAACGCGGGCGCTGCGGTGCTCGATCTCATCAAGCGCGGAATCCGCCCGAGCGACATCATGACGAAAGAGGCGTTCGAGAATGCGATCGCGGTAGTCACCGCGCTCGGCGGATCGACGAACGCTGTGCTTCACCTGATAGCGATGGCGCATGCGATTGGCGTGAAGTTGACGCTCGAGGACTTTACGCGCGTAGGCAAGCGCACGCCCGTGCTCGCGGACCTCAAGCCGAGCGGCACGTATGTAATGGCGCGGTTCGTCGAAATTGGCGGACTGCTGCCGCTAATGAAGACGATGCTCGACGCGGGCCTGCTCCACGGCGATTGCCTCACCGTTACCGGCAAGACGATCAAACAAAACCTTGCGGGTGTGAAGCCGTACCCGAAGGGACAGACCGTCGTGCGGCCGCTGTCCGATCCGATCAAAAAAGATGGCCACCTCGTTATCCTCTACGGCAATCTCGCCCCGAAGGGCGCCGTCGCGAAAATATCCGGCAAAGAAGGATTGAAGTTTACCGGCAAGGCGCGCGTGTTCAACAGCGAAGAGACGGCGCTGAAGGCGATTCTCGACGGTACGGTGAAGAAGGGCGATGTGATCGTGATCCGTTACGAAGGTCCGAAAGGCGGACCGGGCATGCGCGAGATGCTCGCCCCGACGTCTGCAGTCATGGGCAAGGGCCTTGGCAAAGATGTCGCCTTGATCACGGATGGACGGTTCTCCGGCGGAAGCCACGGGTTTGTCGTCGGTCACATCACGCCCGAGGCGCAGGTTGGCGGGCCGATAGCGATTATCAAGAATGGCGATCCCATCACCATCGACGCGCAGAAGCGCACGCTTAACCTCGACGTTCCGAAAGCGGAGATTGACAAACGCCTTAAGGCGTGGAAGGCGCCTAAACCGCGTTACACCCGCGGCGTTCTCGCGAAATACGCGAGTGAAGTGAACACCGCATCCGAGGGCGCGGTAACCGATGCGATGTTGACGCTCGCGTAG
- a CDS encoding beta-galactosidase, translated as MDITYHRHFLRAFASVATIALATAIHPVARAETIQFDANRESNELKLVDDVPVMRQTSDGGSVLAPIENSDYFERDGIRLRVPQSFPRGGNDAYLIIEHLDWNIAQVAVRYDRDSDPAKPNVYRPAAYANATALAGYTATGTGQLRHAVFRLVAPTFQHRQRNGGDIQIEGVKSLLRVTLTTDRPADAIEQARREIPQLPNPQFTLKNPMQLVVSLSTDATAIPNIPGLPAQMDELCPMMRALGFNAVEVYVKWSAIEREKGKWDWSFYDQFAANAAKHGLKWFPLVVTGSAYTIPAWYHDSPENIGFKCLEHNKSNNIQTIFTEVHTPYAQTFLKKFGEHYGDTDALLGIRLGPSGNYGESQYPAGGNLGFAGEKEHIHIGWWAGDDFAAAHFQDFLKAKYPTIEALNVAWKPPFGSLQSFASFSDVKPFIPQFAESRRQRKDFVDWYLGAMTDWCERWAVWAREAMPDKPIYQSSGGWGFVESGTDFTDQTASMAKIKGGIRSTNEVDSYVQTFYATRMPTSAARFYDVPFGAEPAGFGSARGVMGRLFNILVNNGQHLFYYHGNLVNNDQAIDRWLKYAPLLDRRAEPLIEIAALYPDTMSKLDDSVFRNLYAFTFNTRIAAFRPLFDFDFCSERMILDGALPRYKALIVPWNFVVEANALNAIDQWVRGGGTLICSDWRGAPVMTVEGDTNVWDAWMTGDFGNGNVVFVPDDREPPQRLARGVANALKSMPNLDRRTHAMLNTEHSDEVYVSVLATGAFAVLNFSDNPITVSIPGVEKPLEIEPYGIAMTPDAALQ; from the coding sequence ATGGACATAACGTATCACCGGCATTTCCTACGAGCGTTCGCGTCAGTCGCGACAATAGCTCTCGCGACTGCGATCCATCCGGTCGCGCGCGCGGAGACAATCCAATTCGACGCCAATAGAGAGTCGAACGAATTGAAGCTCGTGGATGACGTTCCCGTCATGCGCCAAACGTCGGACGGTGGCTCGGTGCTCGCGCCAATCGAGAACTCCGACTACTTCGAGCGCGATGGCATACGCCTGCGCGTGCCGCAATCATTTCCGCGCGGCGGCAACGACGCGTATCTGATCATCGAGCACCTCGACTGGAACATTGCGCAGGTTGCGGTTCGGTATGACCGGGACAGCGATCCCGCTAAGCCAAACGTGTACCGCCCGGCCGCGTACGCAAACGCGACGGCATTGGCCGGATATACCGCCACGGGCACGGGTCAATTGCGGCATGCGGTGTTCCGGCTTGTCGCGCCCACGTTTCAACATCGTCAACGCAACGGCGGCGATATCCAGATCGAAGGCGTGAAGTCGCTCCTCCGCGTGACGCTCACGACGGACCGGCCCGCGGACGCTATCGAGCAGGCGCGCCGCGAAATCCCGCAATTGCCAAACCCGCAGTTCACGTTGAAGAACCCGATGCAATTGGTCGTCAGTCTCAGTACGGACGCGACCGCGATCCCGAACATACCGGGACTACCCGCGCAGATGGACGAACTCTGCCCGATGATGCGCGCGCTCGGGTTTAATGCGGTCGAGGTCTACGTCAAGTGGTCGGCCATCGAGCGCGAAAAGGGAAAGTGGGACTGGAGCTTCTACGATCAATTCGCCGCGAACGCCGCGAAACATGGATTGAAATGGTTCCCCCTGGTTGTGACGGGGTCGGCATACACGATCCCCGCCTGGTACCACGATTCGCCCGAGAATATCGGGTTCAAATGCCTCGAACACAACAAGTCCAACAACATTCAGACCATCTTCACGGAAGTGCACACGCCATATGCGCAAACGTTTCTAAAGAAATTCGGCGAACACTACGGCGACACGGATGCGCTGCTGGGTATTCGCCTCGGCCCCAGCGGCAACTACGGCGAATCGCAGTATCCCGCGGGCGGAAACCTGGGCTTCGCCGGCGAGAAGGAACACATCCACATCGGCTGGTGGGCCGGCGACGATTTTGCTGCCGCGCATTTCCAAGACTTCCTAAAAGCGAAATACCCAACAATCGAAGCGTTGAATGTGGCGTGGAAACCGCCTTTTGGTTCCCTTCAGTCCTTTGCGTCCTTTTCCGACGTCAAACCTTTCATCCCGCAATTCGCTGAAAGCCGCCGCCAACGCAAAGATTTCGTCGATTGGTACCTCGGCGCGATGACGGATTGGTGCGAACGCTGGGCCGTCTGGGCCCGCGAGGCCATGCCCGACAAACCGATCTATCAATCGTCCGGCGGATGGGGCTTCGTCGAGTCGGGCACGGACTTCACCGATCAAACCGCGAGCATGGCGAAAATCAAGGGCGGCATCCGATCGACCAATGAAGTGGACAGCTACGTGCAGACGTTCTACGCCACGCGCATGCCCACCTCCGCGGCGCGGTTCTACGACGTACCCTTCGGCGCGGAACCCGCGGGGTTTGGTTCCGCGCGCGGCGTGATGGGCCGCCTGTTCAACATCCTCGTGAACAACGGCCAGCACCTCTTCTATTACCACGGCAATCTCGTGAACAACGATCAGGCGATCGATCGCTGGCTGAAGTACGCGCCACTGCTCGACCGCCGCGCAGAACCGCTCATCGAGATCGCCGCGCTCTACCCCGACACGATGAGCAAGCTCGATGACAGCGTGTTCCGCAACCTCTACGCGTTCACGTTCAACACGCGAATCGCCGCGTTCCGCCCGCTGTTCGATTTCGACTTCTGCAGCGAGCGCATGATCCTCGACGGTGCGCTCCCGCGTTACAAAGCGTTGATCGTTCCCTGGAACTTCGTCGTCGAGGCGAACGCGCTCAACGCCATCGACCAATGGGTGCGCGGCGGCGGCACGCTCATCTGCTCCGATTGGCGTGGCGCCCCCGTCATGACCGTCGAAGGCGATACGAACGTGTGGGACGCCTGGATGACCGGAGATTTCGGCAACGGGAATGTCGTGTTCGTGCCCGACGACCGCGAGCCGCCCCAACGCCTCGCGCGCGGCGTCGCAAACGCATTGAAGTCGATGCCCAACCTCGACCGGCGCACACACGCCATGCTCAACACGGAGCACTCCGACGAGGTCTATGTCAGCGTGCTCGCGACCGGCGCATTCGCCGTCCTCAACTTCAGCGACAATCCGATAACGGTATCGATTCCCGGCGTGGAAAAACCGCTCGAGATCGAGCCATACGGCATCGCGATGACGCCGGACGCCGCGCTACAGTGA
- the sucC gene encoding ADP-forming succinate--CoA ligase subunit beta, with protein MKLHEYQGKDLFRQYGIPTPPGEAVKTAVHAVRAASVVGVPVVLKAQVHVGGRGKAGGVKVVEKITDVEKVAKQILDLTIKGLPVKQLLVTPAANIAKEVYLSILIDRGARKAVFIGCAEGGVEIEVTAKESPEKILRLEVPAAELRNGTAADYTAFASKLFSDADQATQAADIMAKMAKLFAEKDCSLVEINPLIVDDKGQVIALDAKVLLDDNALFRHEDLVTLRDMDSEDADELSAKEGGLSFIRLDGSIGCMVNGAGLAMATMDTIKHFGGEPANFLDVGGSSNPKKVVAAFKLILKDPDVKVILINIFGGITRCDDIARGILESLNEFDVKVPIVVRLIGTNEKEGRALLEGTKLTPATTLEEGATLAAKLGGNA; from the coding sequence ATGAAACTTCACGAATATCAGGGCAAGGACTTGTTCCGCCAGTACGGCATTCCGACGCCGCCGGGCGAGGCGGTGAAGACGGCGGTCCACGCGGTGCGGGCGGCTTCCGTCGTGGGCGTGCCGGTGGTGCTGAAGGCGCAGGTGCACGTAGGCGGGCGCGGCAAGGCGGGCGGCGTAAAAGTTGTCGAGAAGATTACGGACGTGGAGAAGGTCGCCAAACAGATTCTCGACCTGACTATCAAAGGTTTGCCGGTCAAACAGCTCCTCGTGACGCCGGCGGCGAACATTGCGAAGGAAGTCTACCTCAGCATTCTCATCGATCGCGGCGCGCGCAAGGCCGTGTTCATCGGTTGCGCGGAGGGCGGAGTCGAGATCGAGGTGACGGCGAAGGAATCGCCGGAGAAGATTTTGCGGCTGGAAGTGCCGGCGGCGGAGTTGCGCAACGGCACGGCCGCGGACTACACCGCGTTCGCATCGAAACTGTTCAGCGACGCGGATCAAGCTACGCAGGCCGCCGACATCATGGCGAAGATGGCGAAGCTGTTCGCCGAGAAAGACTGCTCGCTGGTGGAGATCAATCCGCTCATTGTCGATGACAAGGGCCAGGTGATCGCGCTCGATGCGAAAGTGTTGCTCGACGATAACGCGTTGTTTCGCCACGAAGACCTGGTCACGCTGCGCGACATGGATTCCGAAGACGCTGACGAACTCTCCGCGAAGGAAGGCGGACTGTCGTTCATCCGCCTTGACGGCAGCATCGGGTGCATGGTGAACGGCGCGGGCCTCGCAATGGCGACGATGGACACGATCAAGCATTTCGGCGGCGAGCCCGCAAACTTTCTCGATGTCGGCGGCAGCTCGAACCCGAAGAAGGTTGTCGCGGCGTTCAAACTGATTCTGAAAGACCCGGATGTGAAGGTCATTCTGATCAACATCTTTGGCGGCATCACGCGGTGCGACGATATTGCGCGGGGCATTCTCGAATCGTTGAACGAGTTCGACGTGAAGGTGCCGATCGTCGTGCGGCTCATCGGCACGAATGAGAAGGAAGGCCGCGCGTTGCTGGAGGGCACAAAACTGACGCCTGCGACGACACTCGAAGAAGGCGCGACATTGGCGGCGAAGTTGGGAGGCAACGCGTGA
- a CDS encoding Gfo/Idh/MocA family oxidoreductase: MNLRPQVSNRRDFMKQAAVGPLVSGLAFPAILSAAPNTQTLRIGLIGCGNRGTGAAIEALNADANTAVVAMGDVFEDRLTSSLETLRKHAPDRIKVDKGRCFLGFDAYQDVIAGDVDVVLLATPPAFRPLHLKAAIEAGKHAFAECIAAVDAPGIRSFLDSSLVAKEKGLGILSGFCWRYDNSARAVKEQIKAGAIGNVRAVYATYYRESFNKHYGGERRPEWTDLEWQIRDWADFLWLGGDLCIGLSGGHSADKMAWWMDDVMPIKAVGVGGRQFPGEGNTFDHCQITYEYSDGVRGFLGVRAQDGCHNENADYIIGSDGVCTIGRGSVPVITGANPWTFSGERDRMHQKEQDEFFASIRAGSPINDGQRMAHTSLMALMGRMAAYTGQEITWEQALNSQQKLVPDHLDWDTKIDLTPPPQPGVTEFS, translated from the coding sequence ATGAACCTACGCCCCCAGGTATCCAACCGCCGAGACTTCATGAAGCAAGCCGCCGTTGGCCCGCTGGTAAGCGGTCTGGCCTTTCCGGCGATCCTTTCCGCCGCGCCAAACACACAAACGCTGCGCATTGGGCTGATCGGCTGCGGCAACCGCGGCACGGGCGCGGCCATTGAGGCGCTCAATGCCGACGCGAACACCGCCGTCGTTGCGATGGGCGATGTTTTCGAAGATCGGCTCACCTCCAGTTTGGAAACGCTGCGCAAACACGCGCCGGACCGCATAAAAGTGGACAAGGGCCGCTGTTTTCTTGGCTTCGACGCGTATCAAGACGTCATCGCCGGCGATGTGGACGTTGTCCTGCTCGCCACGCCGCCCGCATTTCGTCCGCTGCACCTCAAGGCCGCTATTGAGGCCGGGAAGCACGCCTTTGCGGAGTGCATTGCGGCCGTGGATGCCCCCGGCATCCGTTCCTTCCTCGATTCTTCCTTGGTAGCGAAAGAGAAGGGACTCGGCATCCTTTCGGGTTTCTGCTGGCGCTACGACAACTCCGCCCGCGCCGTGAAAGAACAAATCAAAGCGGGAGCCATTGGAAACGTGCGTGCCGTGTACGCCACCTACTACCGGGAGAGCTTCAACAAGCACTACGGCGGCGAGCGCCGTCCGGAGTGGACCGACCTCGAATGGCAGATTCGCGACTGGGCGGACTTTCTTTGGCTCGGCGGCGACCTCTGCATCGGGCTGTCCGGCGGGCACAGCGCGGACAAGATGGCTTGGTGGATGGATGACGTGATGCCAATTAAAGCGGTCGGTGTCGGCGGCCGGCAGTTCCCAGGGGAGGGCAACACCTTTGACCACTGCCAGATCACCTATGAATACAGCGACGGCGTGCGCGGCTTCCTCGGCGTGCGCGCGCAGGACGGCTGCCACAATGAAAACGCCGACTACATCATCGGCTCAGACGGCGTCTGCACAATCGGAAGAGGGTCGGTTCCGGTCATCACCGGCGCGAACCCCTGGACCTTCAGCGGCGAGCGAGACCGCATGCACCAGAAGGAGCAAGATGAATTCTTCGCCTCGATCCGCGCCGGGAGTCCGATCAACGACGGACAGCGCATGGCCCACACGAGCCTCATGGCGCTCATGGGCCGCATGGCGGCCTACACCGGCCAGGAAATCACCTGGGAGCAGGCTCTGAATTCGCAGCAAAAACTCGTCCCCGACCACCTCGACTGGGACACCAAGATTGATCTCACGCCGCCACCCCAGCCGGGCGTGACCGAATTCAGCTAA
- the sucD gene encoding succinate--CoA ligase subunit alpha, whose product MSILIDKDTKVIVQGITGRDGSFHTQQMIEYGTKIAGGVTPGKGGQTACGVPVFNSVAEAVKATGATASVMYVPAAFAKGAMLDAANSDIELLVAITEGVPTLDVLEAYEALTAKGIRLIGPNCPGLITPGACKIGIMPGQIHKPGRIGVISRSGTLTYEIVKELTDSGLGESTCIGIGGDPIIGSKFVDLLPLFEADKDTDAVVLVGEIGGQDEVIAAEYFTKNMKKPIVGFMAGLTAPPGRRMGHAGAIVGGEDDTAASKIAKLEAAGIPVARIISDVVKLVKRELN is encoded by the coding sequence GTGAGCATTCTTATCGATAAAGACACGAAGGTCATCGTGCAGGGCATCACCGGGCGCGACGGCTCGTTTCATACGCAGCAGATGATCGAGTACGGCACGAAGATCGCCGGCGGCGTGACGCCCGGCAAGGGCGGACAGACGGCGTGCGGCGTGCCAGTGTTTAATTCCGTTGCCGAAGCGGTGAAAGCGACGGGGGCGACGGCTTCGGTCATGTATGTTCCGGCGGCGTTTGCGAAGGGAGCGATGCTCGATGCGGCGAACTCGGACATCGAACTGCTCGTCGCGATCACGGAAGGCGTCCCCACGCTGGACGTATTGGAGGCGTACGAAGCGCTGACGGCGAAGGGCATCCGCCTGATCGGACCGAATTGCCCGGGGCTCATTACGCCGGGCGCGTGCAAGATCGGTATCATGCCGGGACAGATTCACAAGCCGGGGCGCATCGGTGTCATCTCGCGCAGCGGGACGCTGACCTATGAAATTGTAAAGGAACTGACGGACTCGGGCCTCGGCGAATCGACGTGCATCGGCATTGGCGGCGATCCGATCATTGGAAGCAAGTTCGTCGATCTGCTTCCGCTCTTCGAGGCGGATAAGGACACGGACGCGGTCGTGCTCGTGGGCGAGATCGGCGGGCAGGACGAGGTGATCGCGGCGGAGTACTTCACGAAGAATATGAAGAAGCCGATCGTCGGCTTTATGGCGGGCCTGACCGCGCCGCCGGGACGCCGCATGGGCCACGCGGGCGCGATTGTCGGCGGCGAGGACGACACGGCGGCGTCGAAGATCGCGAAACTCGAAGCAGCGGGAATCCCGGTCGCGCGGATTATCAGCGACGTCGTGAAGTTGGTGAAGCGGGAACTGAACTAG